The Setaria viridis chromosome 9, Setaria_viridis_v4.0, whole genome shotgun sequence sequence actaatatgtttttggaggaaatttttttcggaagaacccccaatacatagttttggggaagaattttttaggatactcttggagttgctcttagcaaCGAAGCTCTTAGCAACGAAGTTCTGATGGGCGCAGGGCGGGAGCCACGAAAAGCTCAAAGCtcacgacggcagcggcgggagcCGGTTTTGATATGGTCGTATGGGGATGAAACAGGCTGACAGTCTGACACTGAGCATGTGAAAAACAATCAATCTCAAATTGCGTGCTCCAGCCAATACATCTTTTGTGGGGCATTTGGTTCTAATAACAAGGAACTAGGAATTCTACAGAGAGTAGGCTCGTTTTCACATCAGCATTCACCATTAGATTTCAGTGGAATAAGATCATTCCTCAATCCTCATACTATGTCGCACAAGGATGTGATCAGTTCACACTCCTGGAACTGAAAATTTGCTAGGTTTGCAGTTACGGACTTATGGCCATATGATGAATCCCATGACTCAAACTAAATGCCTCAGGTGCTCGAGGGCAACTATTTTTGGAGGTTTAACAATTATAGCAGCAGAAGAAAACAGAAACAGGATGCTTCCGAGTACAACAACACGAACAGATGAACTATATAGAGCTGGCTGGCCTTCGGAACTATATTTGCATACCAGCGCAGCAATTGCGAAAGCAATAGAGTCCTAATTACAGAAATGGCTTCTTCCCGATTGATTAAGGCAATGGTTCCTCTGAATCTCCCAGCCGTGATAGGTGGAGGTAAGCATCAGTTCCTACATAAAAGGGAAAAGGCAATAATGATCAGTTGCATGCCCAGAGTGTAGCTATGCTGTATTTCAAGATGGAAATCGATGTAGCAATACAGTAGTTGTGAACTGTGAGCTGATTGAGCATCATGTCAGTTTCAAGAGTTGTAGGTTCTGTATAGCAAATCAGCTTAACTTTCCAAGGTCTTAAATGTTAAGAATTTCTGACAGTGATTTACGAGAACCAAAGGGCAAGATGAATATGGCCGCATTCTTCTGTATGTCCATTACATAAACATAAAGGTGAAGTATGGACATACCATATCCTTCCATAGAGATGATCTGCAAGTCCCCGCCGAAATATCGAGCATAAAGTCGACTAATTGGGATCCCGTAACCATATCCAGCCATAGTTACTCCTTCGTTATGTTCATCCAGGTCAGGAGGGTTTTCTGCTGTACTATAGAGATAAGTAAAAATTCTTGAGAGGCCACTCCTTGGTATTCCACCACCTTCATCACTAATCTGCAAAAGAGGGTTATTAGTCCAAAAGCTCATGCAAAATCCTGAAGAATCGAAACTATTGAAGTCTACTGATATAGGCGCAGAAGATACAAAGTTGACAGATATAGGTACAGAAGATACGAAGTTTGCTGATATAGGTGCAGAAGATACAAGTATGTCAGTGGCATATCATAGAATTAATGAGAGCAAAAATTCTGACAAAAGGATATTTGGTTAATTAGTTTCATGTAGCTATCTGTTAGCATCGTCAAAGGCACTTGATTTTACAACTCTGTTAATTGCATTTGGCTAGAatcaggagaaaaaaaaagaaccagcTCACACGGATTGATGTCTGTTAATATGTGACTTGTATCCTTGGGCCAGCAAGAAATAAATGGAGTCCATTTCCCTCAAATCTCCTTTACTCCCTTGGTTGACATGTGACATTACATTACCATCACGGAACCACGGCAAGACGCAAGACAAGGAAAGTCCAGTGTCAAGGTCAAGGTCAGCTGCAAAACTACCTCTCTTCTACAGTTCTACTACAATGTCTATTTATCTTCGAAGCGTATATCAGACTCACAAACGCCAGCATTACCCTAACAATAATAACTCATGAGTTTAATTCTCTACAGTTAAAATTATACTGTTTGCCCATCCTACAAAGGAAGGACAATTAATATACacattaaaaattaattgaaaCTTGTTCGATAAaaacatttgaaaaaaaaaacttatataCCATGTTTGACACTACAAACTTCCCAACAGAAAATGTAATGGGTAAATCTTAGGTAGAGTCGCACCTTAATAGTTACATCCTCTGCTCCATCAGCAACTATGATTCGAACTGGTGGTGCATGCTTATCAGAGTTCATGTACCGTTCCTGTACTGCACGAAGGGAGTTCTTCACCAATTCGAAAATCATGAGATGTAGATGTGGTGTAACATATCTGAAAAGAAGATTTCAAGAATAGCTCAGAAAGTCATTCAGGGACTCTCCGTGGTTCAATAATACTTTTTTATCAACAGAATGACTGGTACAATACAATCagacttttaaaaaaaaaagagtcgcTACAGAGGTTAAAGTACAACTAGGATAGTTCCCAACACACAGTGATAAGAGAAGAATAGCAATTAAAGGTCATATAAATAAGTCAAGCAAGAAATCGACTGAAAATGATGAGAAAGAAAAAGGTCAAATGTCACAAGGGATACATGCGAATCCTGAAGTAAAGCATGATGACATTTAATTAAGGCAAAGGCAGGTAGCAAGAGTTCAGAATTGGGACTTACGGAAATGTAAAATCCGGATCTCCGTATATGTCGACATCAGGAGCTGATCCATACTCCCGCATGCAAATAGCACGTGCATCTTCACTAGCAATTCGAGCTACTGTCATAGGCGACATTTTTGTGTTTATAAGTCCTATCACACCAGGCTCTGGATCAGGATCGTGCAAAGCAACATGCTGCCCTGAATCAAGCAAATCAGCACATGGTTACTCCATATCAGGACAAAAGCAGGAGCACAGatgcatttttccttctttttttttaaatgacgACATAAACGACAATCGCATGGCAACCATTGTCCTCTAAAAAGGAGGAATGGGATGATTGGGTAACCATTAACTACTAGATACTGAAGAATGTTACAACAGTTACTTCTGTATCCAGCTAAAAACACTGATTTATTAACTATTAACCACCACATTCTGTGGAAAATCATGATTCCTATGTTTGAACCCTAATTATAGTTTCCAAATAAACTAGGGCTGAAAAGGCTTTTAGCAAGATGTCAGACAGAATAAGAGTCTCAGATGCCCTTTTGACAAGGGTTTAGGGTACATTAATGTTCAGATCAACTTAAACCCTTTCGGCAAGGGTTTAGGATACGTTAACGTTCAGATCGACCTAAACCCTTTGGACAAGGCTCAGATCAGCCTAAATCCTTTGGGCAAAGCTCAGATCAACCTAAACCCTTTGGTCAAGAAAGAAAGCAGTAGCAATACAGTGAATGTTAACATTCATGGCGGATGGCTAAAATGGGGCAGTAGACAGACTGCTTTCCAATCAAGAGTTTATTCATACCTAAAGTGCTAGATTACCAATCTTGACCAATACACCTTTCTGAGGACCAGACATAAGAGAGGTGCAAGTGCTAAGTTCACTAACCTATCAGCATCCGGATCCCGATCCTTGACAGGTAGAAGCGATCAAGGAATTGATGGATCTCATCGATTCCAGGGGGGAATGCCTTCGAACCGCCCAAGTCCTTCTTCAGCTGCTGCACACCCAATGCAATTGTGGGCACCACATTGGTGTGCCGCACCCTAATCATTTTGATCATCTGGGTGAATGCGAGCTCATCTTCCTGGCTTCTCACCTCCCGGAAGGACCGGATGTCACGGAATGAATCCACGTACCAATCTCTCACCTTCACAGAGGCAAACAGACCAAAAGTTAGACATGCAAATGTATATTTTGATCTGCAAGAAGCTGCTAGCTGGTTTGGACTCTGTGAATTCCTCTTTTGAATATTTGCAACTTGAGAGATCAGGTGCTTCTGAATAGGATTAGAAAAAGATCCAAATGAATTTAAGCAAGTTGGCAGGTAGGAATGCTCCAAATTTCTTCATCATTCTAGAATACAACTATGCTGCACCTACAAGACCCGAAAGCAATTCTTAAACAAAGCCGGCtggaattgaaaaaaaatgatcTGATGATGTAGTTTAGTGAAAGGGAGAGACCGAAAATGACATGACAACTACGATGTTAATTGGGACTAATGGAATCAATTTCTAATTCGCAAATATCTGAGGCTCAGAAAGGTTGCAAAAGGCAGATAACTCAGGAATAGGATAAAAAAAGGGGTATCTGCGAAACGGGACCATCTCAACAGTAATAGCGGCCATCCTTCCTGTTCTTCCCAAGAAGGCAGGAACCGGCAACAAACATAAAATGGAATGGCACATTATTATatatttagggcctgtttgatCCAAGTGCTAATGGGtgaaagtgctaaagtttagcacctttatGCATTAACACATCCAAACAGGAGTGCTAATGgggagggctaaactttagcccacctCCAAAAAGATGCAAAAGCATTAGCTGGTGGGGAGGTGCTCATAGGTGCTAACGGGCACCTGGAACTCGCGAAAAGACCGAAATACCCCTGCCAACCTTATCCTATCCTCGCGCGTCGCCCTCCCCCTCGcgagatgccgccgccgccacgtgcTCCTCCCCGCTGCTAGCCGCACCACGGcgccctccctccttccctcgcCACACGCCACCGTGGATTCCTCCCCCGCCACCGTCCgtgctcctccccgccgccgctgccgtgtgCTCCACACCGCCACTGCCATCACCGCtagctcctccccgccgctaCTCGCGCCGCAgcaccctccctcctcccctcgccCAGCCCAGTTCTCCGTCACCGGAGATGGAACCACATGGGCTGCAGGACGGCGAGGGCTTCGTGGACTTCTTCTTCCACGGGGATTCCACAGTGCCGTCCTCCAATCTCGGTGGCTTCTTCTCCTAGGGGCTGTAATTTATGTTAAAGGTTGGCATTCTGAAATTGTATAGCAGCTTGGCAAGCAGAGCATTAGCAAGCAGAGCAGCATAGCAGCTTGGCAAGCAGAGAGCACGCGGGTGGTCAGGGAGGGGACCAGGACGCACGGGAGGAGAGCAGGGAGACAAAAGCATCATGCACGGATCCAAAcagaggctaaaatttagcaccacGGTCCATTAGccgactaaactttagcaatggcACGTCCACTCATACAAAATCTAGGAACAGAGCACCGAATCCTAAAAGAAATATTATTAAATTGTCAACATCCTAGGAGATAAACAAGTGGCAAATCGATCGTTCGCGAAAAACGAAACAAACCCTTCAGTCGCAAAAAAATAAGATGTGCAGATCGAGCTAGGCCGCAAGCAAGATGTCCGAAGCTATCCACATGAACGAAGAAGCGAGGAAGGGAACCGCCCCGCGCAACAAAGTACAAACGAACAAATCGACCCCGCATGCGCAACCGGCCCAAATCAGGCCGGTCCGGCCGCCACGAGAGAATCCAGAAGCGAGGAGGACGCATGGGGGCAGGAAATCAACCTTGAGGATGGCGGGCTTGCTGGAGAGGCCGAAGGGGAGCGACTCGAGGtcgagcgcgcggcgcgcgatgcGGATGGGGAGCTCCTTGTGCAGGAACTGCGCGGCGAGCAGGAGGGTCCGCTCCGTGGGCCGCGCCCCGAACTCCATCATGTAGCGCAGGCTGACCCCGGTCTGGCGCATCGCCCCCCACCGCGCCACCTCCTCGGCCACCGCCCGCGCCACGGGCTCCGACGCCATGCTCCCCGTCTCTGTCTCACCTGCGATTGTGGGGCGGGGGAAAAATggcggacgggcgggcggcCTACGGCggcacgacgacggcgacgatggcGGTGCCACCGGAGCGGCGCATCGGCTTGGGGGTATAAATAGTGGgggcgcaggaggaggaggagggaggagtgaCGGAAGAGGAGAGCCAaaatgggatgggatgggatgtgAGGGGTAGACGATGggtagggatggcaacggggcaGGTCGGGTCGGGCGGAGCTTCCGCGGACCCATCCCAAAAACTCGAGAATAAAATCCGCTTCGGCTCCGAACCTCATTTCGGGTGACAATGTGCACCCACCTCTGAACCCTGCAGATCTCCTGAAACTCGACGGTCCGAAACCTAAGCAAGATAGTGACAGATCACAGATACAGTCATACAGAAATAAAATAGGGATAGCAATACTACTAATTAATCAAGCTACCACACAATACAAATATCTAACCACAGTTATTAGTCACACAATAATAAAGTTATTGTGACCTTGCTTAACAAAATAAGCAGTTAATCGTAATCTAGCTTGATAGCTTCCAAGTTCCAGTAACATAATAAAAGATCATTACAAGACATGAGTTCCTAGACCAAATAGAAATGAGCAGTAACACGAGTCCTTAAGCAATAGAATGAGGCAATGAGCTTCCGAAGTCTTgatggtttcatttgttgttgcaGTTTATTAATCAACAACAGTTGATTCAGGTTCATCCTGAATAAGTAAAAACAAGAAATAAGTTAAATACTCGAATGTCAGGAGACTAGTGGGACCAAGTTGAATTGTTCAAGAATGAAACATCATTACcatatcttcatcttcctcgtcAAGATTAGTCATCAATGCAGAAAAAAAGTGGACTGGGATCCTATAATGACAAATAAAGAATTCACAAATTAGTTAAGAAACGAAACAAATATTGAACTGTTGTTAGACATTAGATCATTTAACTAACATGTCGGTACGAGACAAAGCTTGCATACACATAAGTGCTTCTACCACTGATGGTGCAAGTCTACTACAATGTGGACTAATAATTCTCCCATCAGTACTAAAGACCGACTCAGATGCCATTGTTGTCATAGGAATTGTAAGGATATGACGTGCAATCTTTCTTAAAATAGGATATTTTAGCCCTCCAACTTTGCACCATTGTATGACATCCAACTCTTGTTGTCggggacctggggtgtatgcccgacattTGTGTCCTAggcagcacctcctcctccaagtACAAATCCAACTCTGTGCGCACATAAGTGGTGCGTACTTGTGGCTTTTTTTACATGTAATCATCAAAAGCCTCCGCCCAGTCTTTAACTACCGAGTCAGCATGAACACTGATTTGCCTAGTTTGAGCACCATCAGTTGTGGCAACACTCTCCCTGGAATCTTGGTATTCCAAAATCAAATTGTACATCAAGTCTTTCACTTTATTGACAGTCGTAGCTGTACTTTCAGACCTATGAATCTTGGTGAAAAGAGCATTCAACAGGTGTAGTTTATACCTAAGATCTAgggcagcagcaacagccaTCAAACCACGCACATCTGACCAATATTTGTTGaatttgtctttcattttagtAGACATTTCTTCTACCTTGGGGATAGAACTCATTTGCCACTTCCTAATAGCAATATAAATATTGGTGATTTTGGGAAAGAAAATGTTTGCTGTGACATAGCCAGTGCCTAACAGTAGTTCAGTTACATCATATAATATTTTTAATCTATCACAAAGATCTTTAGCAAACTGTCAATTTTCTTGTGTTGGAACACATGAAGCACGAGCAGCAAGACGTTCAAAAACATCTTGGTACAACAATGCAGTGCTAAGCATTATATAAGCGGAGTTCCATCTAGTTTTACAAtggaaaaagtctattttactcTCCTCATCTATTTACTTTGTTCACTTAACCCtttaagcaaaatttaggctcactttactcccccaaactatttcatttggtccaatctacccctaattaattttttcttttttgtttcttcgcgtacaaattgaattttaatttcagattttgtcagTTCACTTATAACATGACGCTccatgttaaaaaattatattagaatttttttcatgattactttttgtacagttttgtatatctacgatcaatttcatattaaatattcctaacctatgaaaataaccatgaaaaattcttagtataattttctaacatgagcatcatgttttgtatatgctcacaaaatttgaactcaaaattcaactcatacatgaagaaacaaaaaagagaaatctaattagggggtagattggaccaaatgaaatagttcaggggagtaaagtgagtcAAAACTTTGTTCAGGGGtttaagcggacaaagtggataggtgagagGAGTAAAATTGACCTTTTCCTTTTACAATCAAGTGCTAttctttttttcatatttaCCTTTCGTTTGTATTGTCATTTTCTCAAATGTTTCATGTCTTTTAGCCATGGCAGACCAAAATGCAACACTCTCACGCACGATATCTATGCCTTCCTCCATGATACTCATTCCCTCTTTCACTATCAGATTTAGAATGTTTGCAGCACAACGTATATTACTAATTTACCCTTCAACATACAAGAGGAAAGTGTCAACTTGCCTTCCATAGCGATCGTACCCTTCTTGAGCTCATCATTGATGGTGCCGGTCATATTCTTCATGAGGTTGTCATTGGTATTGCAGTTGTCAAGAGTTATAGTGGACAAATTCCTCTCAATATGCCAATTCAAAAGAACTTCATGAAGAACATCGGTTATAACCTCAGCTGTATGTGGAGCTGGAACGCAAATGAACCTGCACAAATAAGTATCGTAAGAAATAGTATCGTGAGAAGCAaggaaaaaagtaaaaaaatacaGATAATGGATAACATAAAGATAAATAAGGTTGGCTGTCATATGCTTTATTATTATTAAGAAGAAAACTTTTCAAGTCATCATCCAGAAAATAAGCTGTCACTGCTATGTACCCTTTCCACTGATGATTtgcacaggaggaggaggagcgaggAGAGACGGAAGAGGAGAGTCAAAATTTCCTTAGAGTCAAAATGGGATGGGATGATTtgcacaggaggaggagggaggagtgaCGGAAGAGGAGAGCCAAAATGGGATGGGATGTGAGGGACGGGCAACGACGaacaggaggagaggagagagcgCGATGGGGTGGGGCCCGGTGTGCCACCGGGCCGTGGGCCATCCCTGTCAGTGTCCCCGCACGCCTGCAGCGTGGCGAGCCGGGCGGTGCGTGGGCATGAGAGCAGGGACCTCTAGCTGGCAGGTGGGGACACGGGGACCGGTGGGCTCGTGGCACGGATTACCGCGCCCGTGTGGGGTACGCGATGGGACGTTTTGGGAAGGTGATACCGAGGACGACATGTGGGGACCAATTG is a genomic window containing:
- the LOC117839512 gene encoding pyruvate dehydrogenase (acetyl-transferring) kinase, mitochondrial, giving the protein MASEPVARAVAEEVARWGAMRQTGVSLRYMMEFGARPTERTLLLAAQFLHKELPIRIARRALDLESLPFGLSSKPAILKVRDWYVDSFRDIRSFREVRSQEDELAFTQMIKMIRVRHTNVVPTIALGVQQLKKDLGGSKAFPPGIDEIHQFLDRFYLSRIGIRMLIGQHVALHDPDPEPGVIGLINTKMSPMTVARIASEDARAICMREYGSAPDVDIYGDPDFTFPYVTPHLHLMIFELVKNSLRAVQERYMNSDKHAPPVRIIVADGAEDVTIKISDEGGGIPRSGLSRIFTYLYSTAENPPDLDEHNEGVTMAGYGYGIPISRLYARYFGGDLQIISMEGYGTDAYLHLSRLGDSEEPLP